A region of Etheostoma cragini isolate CJK2018 chromosome 2, CSU_Ecrag_1.0, whole genome shotgun sequence DNA encodes the following proteins:
- the noctb gene encoding nocturnin isoform X2 — translation MGGGASRLYSTPTQTHSSSPLPLPLPLSQQPDNTNMSVLQQQKGSPACPPDPAALLRQCEEALGDRPHRLHRKFTHLNDGDSAPSSPIRLMQWNILAQALGEGLDSFVQCSPEALSWSRRKYLILEEILTYRPHILCLQEVDHYYDTLQPVLAGLGYSSNFCPKPWSPCLDVEGNNGPDGCALFFDQSRYEFLDSVSIRLSAMRIPTNQVAVVTMLRCRSTGRCVCVAVTHLKARSGWEWLRSAQGSDLLRHLQNVIQKQAGDPAGAPSSDIPLLICGDFNAIPTEEVYRRFAASPLGLDSAYKKLSHNGLTEPAYTTWKIRPTGECCSTLDYIWYSQHTLRVDAVLDMPTEEQIGPNRLPSFSYPSDHLSLVCDFSFKET, via the exons ATGGGTGGAGGCGCCAGCCGGCTGTACAGCACCCCGACTCAGACCCACAGCAgctctcccctccccctccccctccccctgtcCCAGCAGCCTGACAACACAAA CATGTCTGTCTTACAGCAGCAGAAGGGGTCCCCTGCATGTCCCCCCGATCCAGCGGCGCTGCTTCGACAGTGTGAAGAGGCCCTCGGTGACCGACCACATCGCCTCCACAGGAAGTTCACTCACCTCAACGATGGAGACAGCGCCCCCAGCAGCCCCATCAGGCTGATGCAATGGAACATCCTGGCCCAAG CCCTGGGCGAGGGACTTGACAGTTTTGTCCAGTGTTCTCCGGAGGCCCTCAGCTGGTCCCGTAGGAAGTACCTCATCCTAGAGGAGATCCTCACCTACCGCCCTCATATCCTGTGTCTGCAGGAAGTCGACCACTACTATGACACCCTTCAGCCGGTTCTGGCAGGCCTGGGTTACAGCAGCAACTTCTGCCCCAAACCCTGGTCGCCGTGCCTGGATGTGGAGGGCAACAACGGCCCTGACGGCTGCGCGCTGTTCTTCGATCAGTCGCGGTACGAGTTCCTGGACAGCGTGAGCATACGCCTCTCTGCCATGAGGATTCCAACCAATCAG GTTGCCGTGGTGACAATGCTGCGTTGCCGGAGCACAGGGAGATGCGTGTGCGTGGCCGTGACCCATCTGAAGGCTCGTTCTGGCTGGGAGTGGCTCCGCAGCGCCCAGGGCTCCGACCTGCTGCGACACCTCCAGAACGTGATCCAGAAACAAGCCGGTGATCCGGCGGGTGCCCCCAGCTCTGACATTCCTCTGCTCATATGTGGAGATTTCAACGCAATCCCAACTGAGGAGGTGTACCGGCGTTTCGCCGCGTCGCCTCTCGGTTTGGACTCTGCCTATAAGAAACTCAGTCACAACGGTTTGACTGAGCCGGCGTACACGACATGGAAAATCCGGCCTACAGGGGAATGCTGCTCCACTCTGGACTACATCTGGTACAGTCAGCACACACTGAGGGTCGATGCCGTTTTGGACATGCCCACTGAGGAACAGATTGGGCCAAACAGGCTTCCGTCCTTCAGCTATCCATCTGACCATCTCTCTCTGGTGTGTGACTTCAGCTTTAAGGAGACGTGA
- the ccdc175 gene encoding coiled-coil domain-containing protein 175: protein MASCLVPDFPAVMVALEHLKELDKQLKEEGRAFSPEASLHLTEITAAITELEAERHAAHEHLEVETIENSKLRHQINNIRERMSQEIMTDVVAARASNAEEIEQLQKDLHAVSQLQEATVKRQESLLSQNGALYPEQERVKAEHEEIIGAQNKQIALKYSLQMHLDETRDQIEELKFCIAAIGQDKIMLEQKMVLEREAFAVKNDSLFREVDQAEEKIKQQKLVNRRRRIELDRLNEKKQETHNQLGELTIDLAKLEGKIRRLAEDLRPCEKQLQGETQKHQELRQQREALEKELQELEEAFRVAIQRLKEEIATVDDKIEESRAARLLCQDSLAKIYKIFKQQHDEESEVKAEHFHVSQQLQQSKLQLEESISSIVRHSTEIKEMDKQIGELLQADIITKRVLERNQEELCDNMDAEKRNICHFKAEKRRLTRLLEEEKRKQEEHVAKMRSDTRNTEIRYQELQREEAALRKRQPKSDNAELLMSHLAQCEVEYRQKETRQREEIEQCVAETESITRNCMEKQREAEEQEEILKEVEATWNEEQSRHQGLKTLSSELKRKKNDLELSIQGLREKTDSLLQPKDQTKAELDEMRGAYVDVLRQQASELRAVEMSIYDSSMKMEQVRMENSRLHLCIRQMTEDVGAARENKQRYWQEVHQLRQDIRALFESLQEAWRDDLMVTQERQNSDGVLLASMSATLNHLKMRRQQLGNIGTLLHQQMLDFSRRLGDKTTVEQQS from the coding sequence ATGGCTTCCTGCCTGGTCCCCGACTTCCCGGCGGTTATGGTCGCTCTCGAGCATTTAAAGGAACTGGACAAGCAGCTGAAGGAGGAGGGAAGAGCATTCTCACCTGAAGCCAGCCTCCACCTGACAGAAATAACTGCTGCCATCACTGAGCTGGAGGCTGAGCGACATGCCGCTCATGAACATTTAGAAGTGGAAACCATAGAAAACAGCAAGCTAAGGCACCAAATCAACAACATAAGAGAAAGAATGAGCCAGGAAATTATGACCGACGTAGTAGCAGCCCGGGCCTCAAATGCAGAGGAGATagagcagctgcagaaagaCCTCCATGCAGTTTCTCAGCTCCAAGAAGCCACAGTGAAGAGGCAGGAATCCCTCTTGAGCCAGAACGGAGCGCTGTACCCAGAGCAAGAGCGGGTGAAGGCTGAACACGAGGAGATCATTGGCGCTCAGAACAAGCAAATCGCCTTGAAGTATAGCTTGCAGATGCATTTGGATGAGACACGAGATCAGATAGAGGAGCTCAAGTTCTGCATCGCTGCTATAGGACAGGACAAGATCATGCTGGAGCAAAAGATGGTGCTGGAGAGAGAGGCTTTCGCTGTGAAAAACGACAGCCTGTTCAGAGAGGTGGACCAGGCAGAGGAGAAAATCAAGCAGCAGAAGCTAGTGAACAGGAGACGCAGAATAGAGTTGGACAGACTTAATGAGAAGAAACAAGAGACCCATAACCAACTGGGTGAGCTCACGATTGACCTGGCAAAGCTGGAGGGCAAAATCCGGAGACTGGCAGAAGATCTGCGCCCGTGCGAGAAACAGCTGCAAGGGGAGACCCAAAAGCATCAAGAATTGAGGCAACAGAGAGAAGCGCTGGAGAAGGAGTTGCAGGAGTTAGAGGAAGCCTTTAGAGTTGCCATCCAGCGTCTTAAAGAAGAAATTGCCACAGTGGACGATAAAATAGAGGAGAGTCGAGCGGCCAGATTGCTCTGTCAAGATTCCCTGGCAAAAATCTATAAGATATTCAAGCAGCAGCACGACGAAGAGAGCGAAGTGAAGGCAGAGCATTTCCACGTCtcgcagcagctgcagcagtccAAGCTACAGCTGGAGGAGAGCATTTCCTCCATAGTCAGACACAGCACGGAGATCAAAGAGATGGACAAGCAGATCGGAGAACTCCTGCAAGCCGACATCATCACTAAACGTGTGTTGGAGAGGAATCAGGAAGAGTTGTGCGACAACATGGATGCTGAGAAGAGGAACATCTGCCATTTCAAGGCAGAGAAGAGGCGGCTGACGAGGCTtttggaggaagagaaaaggaagCAGGAGGAGCATGTGGCGAAGATGCGCTCCGATACCAGAAACACCGAGATCAGATACCAGGAGCTGCAGCGAGAGGAGGCTGCCCTCCGAAAGCGTCAGCCCAAGAGCGATAACGCAGAGTTGCTGATGAGCCACCTGGCCCAGTGTGAGGTGGAGTACAGACAAAAAGAGACCCGGCAGCGGGAGGAAATTGAGCAGTGTGTTGCAGAAACCGAGAGCATCACGAGGAACTGCATGGAGAAGCAGAGGGAGGCTGAGGAGCAAGAGGAAATCCTGAAGGAGGTGGAAGCAACATGGAACGAAGAGCAATCCAGACACCAGGGACTGAAAACGCTCTCCTCCGAgctgaagagaaagaagaacgACCTGGAGCTGTCCATTCAGGGACTGAGAGAGAAAACCGACTCGCTGCTTCAGCCCAAAGACCAAACCAAGGCGGAGCTGGATGAGATGCGAGGGGCTTACGTGGACGTGCTCCGTCAGCAGGCGTCAGAGCTGAGAGCCGTAGAGATGAGCATCTATGACAGCAGCATGAAAATGGAGCAGGTCCGCATGGAGAACAGCAGGCTGCATCTCTGTATCCGACAGATGACGGAGGATGTGGGCGCAGCCAGGGAGAACAAACAGCGGTACTGGCAGGAGGTTCACCAGCTCAGGCAGGACATAAGGGCCTTGTTTGAGAGCTTACAGGAAGCATGGAGAGATGACTTAATGGTTACCCAGGAGCGCCAGAACAGCGATGGCGTTCTGTTGGCGTCGATGAGTGCCACGTTGAACCACCTGAAGATGAGGAGACAACAGTTAGGAAACATCGGCACACTCCTCCACCAACAAATGTTGGACTTCAGCAGAAGACTGGGGGATAAAACGACTGTAGAACAGCAGAGTTGA
- the noctb gene encoding nocturnin isoform X1 — MDTIVCPMGGGASRLYSTPTQTHSSSPLPLPLPLSQQPDNTNMSVLQQQKGSPACPPDPAALLRQCEEALGDRPHRLHRKFTHLNDGDSAPSSPIRLMQWNILAQALGEGLDSFVQCSPEALSWSRRKYLILEEILTYRPHILCLQEVDHYYDTLQPVLAGLGYSSNFCPKPWSPCLDVEGNNGPDGCALFFDQSRYEFLDSVSIRLSAMRIPTNQVAVVTMLRCRSTGRCVCVAVTHLKARSGWEWLRSAQGSDLLRHLQNVIQKQAGDPAGAPSSDIPLLICGDFNAIPTEEVYRRFAASPLGLDSAYKKLSHNGLTEPAYTTWKIRPTGECCSTLDYIWYSQHTLRVDAVLDMPTEEQIGPNRLPSFSYPSDHLSLVCDFSFKET; from the exons ATGGACACTATAG TGTGTCCGATGGGTGGAGGCGCCAGCCGGCTGTACAGCACCCCGACTCAGACCCACAGCAgctctcccctccccctccccctccccctgtcCCAGCAGCCTGACAACACAAA CATGTCTGTCTTACAGCAGCAGAAGGGGTCCCCTGCATGTCCCCCCGATCCAGCGGCGCTGCTTCGACAGTGTGAAGAGGCCCTCGGTGACCGACCACATCGCCTCCACAGGAAGTTCACTCACCTCAACGATGGAGACAGCGCCCCCAGCAGCCCCATCAGGCTGATGCAATGGAACATCCTGGCCCAAG CCCTGGGCGAGGGACTTGACAGTTTTGTCCAGTGTTCTCCGGAGGCCCTCAGCTGGTCCCGTAGGAAGTACCTCATCCTAGAGGAGATCCTCACCTACCGCCCTCATATCCTGTGTCTGCAGGAAGTCGACCACTACTATGACACCCTTCAGCCGGTTCTGGCAGGCCTGGGTTACAGCAGCAACTTCTGCCCCAAACCCTGGTCGCCGTGCCTGGATGTGGAGGGCAACAACGGCCCTGACGGCTGCGCGCTGTTCTTCGATCAGTCGCGGTACGAGTTCCTGGACAGCGTGAGCATACGCCTCTCTGCCATGAGGATTCCAACCAATCAG GTTGCCGTGGTGACAATGCTGCGTTGCCGGAGCACAGGGAGATGCGTGTGCGTGGCCGTGACCCATCTGAAGGCTCGTTCTGGCTGGGAGTGGCTCCGCAGCGCCCAGGGCTCCGACCTGCTGCGACACCTCCAGAACGTGATCCAGAAACAAGCCGGTGATCCGGCGGGTGCCCCCAGCTCTGACATTCCTCTGCTCATATGTGGAGATTTCAACGCAATCCCAACTGAGGAGGTGTACCGGCGTTTCGCCGCGTCGCCTCTCGGTTTGGACTCTGCCTATAAGAAACTCAGTCACAACGGTTTGACTGAGCCGGCGTACACGACATGGAAAATCCGGCCTACAGGGGAATGCTGCTCCACTCTGGACTACATCTGGTACAGTCAGCACACACTGAGGGTCGATGCCGTTTTGGACATGCCCACTGAGGAACAGATTGGGCCAAACAGGCTTCCGTCCTTCAGCTATCCATCTGACCATCTCTCTCTGGTGTGTGACTTCAGCTTTAAGGAGACGTGA